The Enteractinococcus fodinae genome has a segment encoding these proteins:
- a CDS encoding acyl-CoA thioesterase, with amino-acid sequence MRSRSSITLHFRAEAYDHPSGYVDAGTVMSWLDKAGYAAAATWAGGNVVATYIGNMKFGHPVPVDTQITAQARLIYTEDTQVHVQGRLTLPDVLNEDGEPIVATWVVMVYQAVDATGQPKQIKQWEPRTEAGHRRREVAKQRSIEHARGEDALGQISFPEDADTTAEVVLLCFIAHAAEVTPGFRLQAGSVMNWLDEAAFVCASRWAGKPAVAVFAGGVQFYHGVYVGDIVEIEARIVHTTERSMYLVVRAWSGKPEQRNLGPVAQSIAIMVVAEEGKAEPIPPWQPQTEAEKQLQHHAIELVSMRNKNVYEWSTVETP; translated from the coding sequence ATGCGCTCGCGAAGTTCCATTACCTTACACTTCCGGGCTGAAGCGTACGATCATCCCTCGGGATACGTGGATGCCGGTACCGTCATGAGCTGGCTCGACAAGGCCGGGTATGCTGCCGCAGCCACGTGGGCTGGCGGCAACGTCGTGGCCACCTACATTGGGAATATGAAGTTCGGTCACCCCGTGCCGGTGGATACCCAAATCACCGCCCAGGCCAGACTGATTTATACCGAAGACACCCAAGTCCACGTGCAAGGTCGGCTCACGCTTCCAGACGTATTAAATGAGGACGGCGAACCGATCGTGGCCACGTGGGTGGTCATGGTGTACCAAGCCGTCGATGCCACAGGTCAGCCCAAGCAAATCAAACAGTGGGAGCCGCGCACGGAGGCGGGACATCGCCGTCGGGAAGTCGCCAAACAGCGCTCGATTGAACACGCCCGCGGCGAAGACGCGCTGGGACAAATTTCGTTCCCAGAAGACGCCGACACCACCGCAGAAGTCGTGCTGCTATGTTTTATCGCCCACGCCGCCGAAGTCACGCCGGGTTTCCGATTACAAGCCGGTTCGGTCATGAACTGGCTGGACGAAGCAGCCTTCGTCTGCGCCTCGCGGTGGGCGGGCAAACCCGCGGTTGCCGTGTTTGCCGGTGGCGTGCAGTTTTACCACGGGGTGTATGTGGGCGATATCGTGGAGATCGAGGCCCGGATCGTGCACACCACCGAGCGTTCGATGTATTTGGTCGTGCGTGCCTGGAGTGGGAAACCCGAACAGCGCAATCTGGGCCCGGTGGCCCAATCCATTGCGATTATGGTGGTCGCCGAGGAGGGCAAGGCCGAGCCGATCCCACCGTGGCAGCCACAAACCGAGGCCGAAAAACAACTGCAACACCACGCGATCGAGCTGGTATCGATGCGCAATAAAAATGTGTATGAATGGTCGACGGTAGAAACGCCCTGA
- a CDS encoding ABC transporter ATP-binding protein: protein MLKLLARFARPYSGQLVAVVVLQLATVGAILFLPALNAQIIDDGIATGDTDVIWRLGGIMLAVALAQLATSIGSVWFAAKAAMSIGRDIRAAIFRRVSKFSSYQMSQFGPATLITRATNDVQQLQMVTLMSMSLLVLAPIMGAGGVVMAIREDAGLSWLVWVSAPVVIAIMIFAGLKMMPLFRQMQEAIDDVNHTLREQITGMRVVRAFVREAYETRRFTKANQHLTDLAVGVGKIFVLLFPLISLVLHGATAAVLWFGGIRVDAGLVEVGSLTAFMQYLLQILMAVMMATMIFLMIPRAMVSAKRINEVLATEPELTEGELDIDDVHGNLEFRDVTFAYPGADEPVLSDINFSAAPGQTIGIIGSTGSGKTTLLNLIPRLIDVTSGQILIDGVPVTAYSRQALSQAVGMVPQKAFLFSGTVASNLRFGSPDATDEDIWQALDTAQAQEFVSVRETKNAVGLESSIAQGGSDVSGGQRQRLAIGRALAAKPNIYLFDDSFSALDATNDARLRAALADQLSEATILIVAQRVATIRDADHILVLERGRIVDEGTHDQLLDTSTVYQQIVASQAGAHDWNR, encoded by the coding sequence TTGCTCAAACTGCTGGCGCGTTTTGCGCGCCCATATAGCGGCCAATTAGTGGCCGTCGTCGTGCTGCAACTGGCGACAGTCGGCGCGATTCTCTTCCTGCCTGCCCTGAACGCCCAAATCATCGACGACGGGATTGCCACAGGCGACACCGACGTGATCTGGCGGTTAGGCGGCATCATGCTCGCGGTCGCACTGGCCCAGCTGGCCACCTCCATCGGGTCCGTGTGGTTTGCCGCCAAAGCGGCCATGTCGATCGGCCGAGACATTCGCGCGGCGATCTTCCGGCGGGTGTCGAAGTTTTCCTCTTACCAAATGTCCCAATTTGGGCCGGCCACCCTGATCACCCGCGCGACCAACGACGTGCAACAACTCCAAATGGTCACGCTGATGAGCATGAGCCTGCTGGTGCTCGCCCCAATTATGGGCGCCGGTGGGGTCGTGATGGCCATCCGGGAAGACGCCGGGCTGTCCTGGCTCGTGTGGGTCTCGGCGCCGGTGGTCATCGCCATCATGATCTTCGCGGGACTGAAAATGATGCCGCTGTTCCGCCAGATGCAAGAAGCCATCGACGACGTGAACCACACCCTACGCGAACAAATCACCGGGATGCGCGTCGTCCGGGCCTTCGTCCGCGAAGCCTATGAGACCCGCCGGTTTACCAAGGCCAACCAACACCTGACCGATCTTGCCGTCGGGGTCGGCAAAATCTTCGTCCTGCTGTTCCCACTGATCTCACTGGTGCTCCACGGCGCCACCGCCGCGGTGCTGTGGTTTGGTGGGATCCGGGTCGATGCCGGCCTGGTCGAGGTCGGCTCGCTGACGGCATTCATGCAGTACCTGTTGCAGATTTTGATGGCCGTCATGATGGCCACGATGATCTTTTTGATGATCCCCCGGGCCATGGTCTCGGCCAAGCGCATCAACGAAGTGCTCGCCACGGAACCCGAACTGACCGAGGGTGAGCTCGATATCGATGACGTGCACGGCAACCTGGAATTCCGTGATGTGACCTTCGCCTACCCGGGTGCTGACGAACCCGTGCTCTCGGACATCAACTTCAGCGCCGCACCGGGACAAACCATCGGCATTATCGGCTCCACCGGGTCGGGCAAAACCACGCTCCTGAACCTCATCCCGCGCCTGATCGATGTGACCTCCGGGCAGATCCTCATTGATGGGGTACCTGTGACCGCCTACAGCCGCCAAGCGCTGTCGCAGGCGGTGGGTATGGTGCCCCAAAAAGCGTTCTTATTTTCCGGGACGGTTGCCTCCAACCTGCGCTTTGGATCACCAGATGCGACCGATGAGGACATCTGGCAGGCCCTGGATACCGCCCAGGCGCAAGAGTTCGTGAGCGTGCGTGAAACCAAAAACGCCGTCGGGCTCGAGTCCTCGATCGCCCAGGGTGGCAGCGATGTCTCGGGCGGGCAACGCCAACGGTTAGCCATCGGCAGGGCCCTGGCAGCCAAACCCAACATTTACCTCTTCGACGATTCCTTCTCGGCACTGGATGCCACCAATGATGCCAGACTCCGGGCCGCCCTGGCGGATCAACTCTCAGAGGCGACCATCTTGATCGTCGCCCAACGGGTCGCCACGATCCGCGACGCCGATCACATCCTGGTATTAGAACGCGGCCGGATTGTTGACGAAGGCACCCACGACCAACTGCTGGACACGTCTACGGTCTACCAGCAAATTGTGGCATCGCAGGCAGGTGCACATGACTGGAACCGCTGA
- a CDS encoding ABC transporter ATP-binding protein, producing MTGTAELTEGADPGRKPTAFWPALRRLAHVFAPYKAKLIFAVAITVVSVVLQVWAPLVLGEAVNVLFHAEGIDFAVLGQLITQVLAMYVIAMALMWWQGRILIIIGVEITYLLRQDVENKLHRLPTNWFDGKQRGDLLSRTTNDVDNIQNAVQQTVSSLLNGVLTIIGITIMMFSISWQLALIALIAVPIAAIVVGIIGQRAQKLFSAQWANTGKLNGHIEEAFTGHDVALLFNRADAMVEEFDQRNDDVYQASYKAQFVSGMIHPIMQWVTYLGYVGIAVVGALRVAAGALPLGSVTAFIQYSREFNQPLGQLAGLANMIISAVASAERVFEFLDADEETEADGELPEVTGAVEFRNVSFGYDAATPLITDLNLTVEPGQLVAIVGPTGAGKTTLVNLLMRFYDVDSGQILLDDTDIATVSRNSLREPIGMVLQDAVLFSGSIKHNIAYGRPDATDDQIIAAAQAARADHFITQLPDGYDTKVSLDSDAISAGERQLLTIARAFLSDPRLLILDEATSSVDTRTEALIQEALATLQRGRTSFVIAHRLSTIRSADVIVVMDHGDVVEQGSHEELLAAGGMYHDLYTAQTQQHIEGGR from the coding sequence ATGACTGGAACCGCTGAACTGACAGAGGGTGCCGATCCGGGACGGAAACCCACCGCATTCTGGCCCGCCCTGCGCCGGCTGGCCCACGTCTTTGCCCCGTATAAGGCCAAGCTGATTTTTGCGGTCGCAATCACCGTGGTCTCCGTCGTACTGCAAGTCTGGGCGCCACTGGTACTGGGTGAGGCCGTCAATGTGCTGTTTCACGCCGAGGGCATCGATTTTGCGGTGCTGGGCCAACTCATCACCCAGGTGCTGGCCATGTATGTCATCGCCATGGCCTTGATGTGGTGGCAGGGCCGGATCCTGATCATCATCGGTGTGGAGATCACCTACCTGTTGCGCCAAGACGTTGAAAATAAACTACACCGGTTGCCCACCAACTGGTTTGACGGCAAGCAACGCGGCGACCTGCTGTCGCGCACGACCAACGACGTCGACAACATCCAAAACGCCGTCCAGCAGACGGTGTCGTCGCTGCTCAACGGGGTCCTGACGATCATCGGGATCACCATCATGATGTTCTCGATTTCCTGGCAGCTGGCACTGATCGCCCTGATTGCGGTGCCAATTGCGGCCATCGTCGTGGGGATCATCGGCCAGCGTGCCCAAAAACTGTTTTCGGCCCAGTGGGCTAACACCGGTAAACTCAACGGCCACATCGAAGAAGCCTTCACCGGCCACGATGTGGCGCTCCTGTTCAACCGCGCCGACGCGATGGTCGAAGAATTCGATCAACGCAACGACGACGTATACCAAGCCAGTTATAAGGCCCAGTTCGTCTCTGGCATGATCCACCCGATCATGCAGTGGGTGACATACCTGGGCTACGTGGGCATCGCGGTAGTCGGCGCGCTGCGCGTGGCCGCCGGGGCGCTGCCGCTGGGCTCGGTCACCGCATTCATTCAATACTCGCGCGAATTCAACCAGCCGCTGGGCCAACTGGCCGGGCTGGCGAATATGATTATCTCGGCGGTCGCCTCGGCCGAGCGGGTGTTCGAATTCTTAGACGCCGACGAAGAAACCGAAGCCGACGGCGAGCTGCCCGAAGTGACCGGGGCCGTGGAATTCCGCAATGTCAGTTTCGGTTACGATGCGGCCACCCCGCTGATCACCGACCTGAACTTGACGGTCGAACCGGGGCAACTGGTCGCCATTGTGGGACCGACCGGGGCCGGCAAAACCACCCTGGTCAACCTGCTGATGCGATTTTACGACGTCGATAGCGGGCAGATCCTGCTCGACGACACCGACATCGCTACCGTTTCGCGCAACTCGCTGCGGGAACCCATCGGCATGGTGCTCCAAGATGCCGTGCTGTTTTCGGGCAGCATCAAACACAACATCGCCTACGGCCGCCCCGATGCGACCGACGACCAAATCATTGCTGCAGCCCAAGCCGCACGCGCCGATCACTTCATTACCCAGCTGCCCGATGGTTACGACACCAAGGTCAGCCTCGACTCGGATGCGATCTCGGCCGGCGAACGACAACTACTCACCATCGCACGGGCTTTCCTGTCGGATCCGCGGTTGCTAATCCTCGATGAGGCGACCTCCTCGGTCGATACGCGCACCGAAGCGCTCATCCAGGAAGCCCTGGCCACCCTGCAGCGGGGGCGCACCTCATTTGTCATCGCCCACCGCTTATCCACCATCCGCTCAGCCGACGTCATCGTGGTCATGGATCACGGAGACGTCGTTGAGCAGGGCTCTCACGAGGAGCTACTGGCAGCCGGTGGAATGTACCATGACTTATACACGGCCCAAACCCAGCAGCACATCGAAGGAGGCCGGTGA
- a CDS encoding CPBP family intramembrane glutamic endopeptidase translates to MSYPSGPGSNPYGSQTASPYPTGWPNQYPTGWPQTPRGGKRGRRGHNANDKTASDPGRLHWGDILALVVYIGGFILGGMLLLFTIPGVTEFGAQMYGREPVSFNEMLAGPEMPGWFLMYSNVVLYGITGIIMIAVSWRPFIQSFRWFATWWWVKVLLLPVIWLATLILTSFLLIISGQEGDVSANQEAVQEAAGESSLIVSILILGLIGPFVEEYIFRHILIGKLGRWIPTWVTVPISIITFTLLHFMGDPNMSFATVLPYLSMAIAFTAVYLISKKSFAYAWLSHAFNNVMSVLLMELQFMEAAVII, encoded by the coding sequence GTGAGTTACCCATCAGGTCCCGGTTCCAATCCGTACGGCAGCCAGACGGCCAGCCCCTATCCAACAGGCTGGCCAAACCAGTACCCAACTGGTTGGCCCCAGACCCCGCGAGGCGGCAAAAGAGGCCGCCGGGGGCACAACGCCAACGACAAAACCGCCTCCGATCCGGGACGTTTGCACTGGGGTGACATCCTGGCACTGGTCGTCTACATCGGTGGGTTCATCCTCGGCGGGATGCTGCTGCTATTCACCATCCCCGGGGTGACCGAATTCGGTGCCCAAATGTACGGGCGTGAGCCAGTATCGTTCAACGAGATGCTCGCCGGCCCAGAAATGCCCGGCTGGTTTTTGATGTATTCCAATGTGGTGCTCTACGGCATCACCGGGATCATCATGATCGCCGTCTCATGGCGGCCCTTTATTCAGTCGTTCCGCTGGTTTGCGACCTGGTGGTGGGTCAAAGTGCTGCTGCTGCCCGTCATCTGGTTGGCCACCTTGATCCTGACCTCATTCTTGCTGATCATCTCAGGGCAAGAAGGTGATGTCTCCGCCAACCAGGAAGCCGTCCAAGAAGCCGCCGGGGAATCCTCGCTGATCGTGTCGATCCTGATCCTCGGGCTGATCGGGCCCTTCGTCGAAGAATACATCTTCCGTCACATCCTGATCGGTAAACTCGGCCGCTGGATCCCGACCTGGGTTACCGTCCCAATCTCAATCATCACCTTCACGCTGCTGCACTTCATGGGCGACCCGAACATGTCGTTCGCCACCGTGCTGCCGTATCTGTCGATGGCCATCGCGTTCACCGCCGTGTATCTGATTTCAAAGAAATCCTTTGCCTACGCATGGCTCTCCCACGCCTTTAATAATGTGATGTCGGTGCTATTGATGGAACTGCAATTCATGGAAGCCGCCGTCATCATCTAA
- a CDS encoding MATE family efflux transporter → MTTSSPRSLSRQILGLAVPAFGALIAEPLFLLADTAMIGRLGAAELAGVGLAAAIVQTVTGLLIFLAYSTTPAVARFLGAGQLDNALARGRDGIWLGLGLGAIIAVIGWYAAPLLGTIATNDAAPHAVAYLQYSMLGLPAMLAVLAATGVLRGLQDATTPLIVAGGGFGLNILANYVLIYVLELGVMGSALGTSGVQWLMFAVYAAILIPRMRRHQVGFAPTGAGLRATAQVGSWLLVRSASLRVAVLATVLTATALGTEVLAAHQIVFNVYSTMAFALDALAIAAQALIGKELGASNVTAVRALTSTMIRWSFGFGAITGILLGVSAPWLPHLFTTDQAVIEATTAGLIVLAISQPLSGYVFVLDGILMGAGDAKYLGLIGIANIIVYLPALYGLALLAADASHVGAVAWVWVGFAGIYLTARAIGLWLRIRRDTWIRLGAH, encoded by the coding sequence ATGACCACCTCCTCTCCGCGGTCACTCTCACGCCAGATCCTGGGGCTGGCCGTCCCGGCCTTTGGCGCGCTCATCGCCGAACCGCTATTCCTGCTAGCCGACACGGCCATGATCGGCCGGCTCGGAGCTGCAGAACTGGCCGGTGTCGGACTGGCAGCCGCGATCGTCCAAACCGTGACCGGCCTGCTGATCTTCCTGGCCTATTCGACAACCCCGGCCGTGGCACGGTTCCTCGGGGCGGGACAGCTGGACAATGCCCTGGCCCGCGGCCGCGACGGCATCTGGCTGGGGCTCGGCCTGGGTGCAATCATCGCCGTCATCGGCTGGTATGCGGCACCGTTACTGGGGACCATCGCCACCAACGATGCGGCACCGCATGCGGTCGCCTACCTGCAGTACTCGATGCTCGGGCTGCCCGCGATGCTGGCCGTGTTGGCCGCCACCGGAGTACTGCGCGGCTTGCAGGACGCCACCACACCACTGATTGTCGCCGGGGGTGGGTTCGGGCTGAACATCCTGGCCAACTACGTGCTCATTTACGTGCTTGAGCTCGGAGTGATGGGTTCAGCGCTGGGCACCTCGGGCGTCCAATGGCTGATGTTCGCGGTGTACGCGGCCATCCTGATCCCGCGGATGCGACGCCACCAGGTTGGTTTCGCCCCGACCGGTGCGGGCCTGCGCGCCACCGCCCAGGTCGGTTCCTGGCTGCTGGTCCGGTCGGCCTCGCTACGAGTGGCCGTGTTGGCTACGGTGCTGACCGCAACCGCGCTGGGCACCGAAGTGCTGGCCGCACACCAGATCGTGTTCAATGTGTATTCGACCATGGCCTTTGCCCTGGACGCGCTGGCCATTGCGGCCCAAGCACTCATCGGCAAAGAACTCGGTGCTTCGAATGTCACCGCGGTGCGCGCTCTGACCTCAACCATGATCCGCTGGTCATTCGGCTTCGGCGCGATTACCGGCATCCTGTTGGGCGTCAGCGCACCCTGGCTTCCTCACCTCTTCACGACCGACCAGGCCGTCATCGAAGCCACGACCGCAGGACTGATCGTGTTGGCCATCTCGCAACCGTTATCCGGGTACGTGTTTGTGCTCGATGGCATTCTGATGGGCGCCGGTGATGCGAAATATCTCGGCCTGATCGGCATCGCCAACATTATCGTCTACCTGCCCGCACTGTACGGTCTGGCCCTGCTGGCCGCCGATGCCTCCCATGTCGGCGCGGTGGCCTGGGTGTGGGTTGGTTTTGCCGGCATTTACCTCACCGCCCGCGCTATCGGACTGTGGTTACGGATCCGTCGTGACACCTGGATTCGTCTCGGCGCGCACTGA
- a CDS encoding alanine racemase, whose amino-acid sequence MEQIPHTPAIVVDETILNANISAMAEFAATHNLQLRPHAKTHKMGPVAHKQLAAGSSGLSVATLGEAQYFFNAGITDLFIAYPVWATRNDAQLLTRLADDGTLAVATDSVAAVHQLADVTDEHPGVEIMIELNSGHHRSGVFPDQVVPIAQAIAQRNMTLRGVFTFPGHSYAPGAHSTAALDEARVLREAKHILENAGYPTEVLSGGSSPSATATVTDGATEIRPGVYVFGDAQQLELGRIGWDDIALSVVTTVVSSQPAHRDAPARIIVDAGSKILATDKAPWATGHGRVLGHPDARIIALSEHHGTILWDSDRLPAVGTRLRVIPNHVCVAVNLVDEVFLVDHDGAVSTWSVGARGKNA is encoded by the coding sequence GTGGAGCAGATACCGCACACTCCCGCCATCGTGGTCGATGAGACCATCCTGAATGCCAATATCTCGGCCATGGCCGAGTTTGCAGCGACCCACAACCTACAGCTCCGACCCCACGCCAAAACCCATAAAATGGGCCCCGTGGCGCACAAACAATTGGCCGCCGGCAGCTCTGGCCTGTCCGTGGCAACCCTGGGCGAGGCCCAATATTTTTTCAACGCCGGCATCACTGACCTGTTCATTGCCTACCCGGTGTGGGCGACCCGCAACGATGCTCAACTTCTTACCCGGCTCGCCGACGACGGCACACTGGCGGTCGCCACCGATTCGGTGGCAGCAGTACATCAGCTGGCCGACGTCACGGACGAACATCCTGGTGTCGAGATCATGATCGAACTCAACTCGGGCCATCACCGTTCCGGGGTCTTCCCCGACCAGGTTGTCCCCATCGCCCAGGCGATTGCCCAGCGCAACATGACCCTGCGCGGAGTGTTCACGTTCCCCGGGCACAGCTATGCCCCCGGCGCCCACAGCACGGCTGCCCTCGATGAGGCCCGTGTGCTGCGCGAAGCTAAACACATCCTTGAAAACGCCGGCTACCCCACCGAGGTTTTATCTGGTGGTTCATCACCCTCGGCCACCGCGACCGTAACCGACGGGGCCACCGAAATCCGCCCCGGGGTCTACGTCTTCGGCGATGCCCAACAACTCGAGCTGGGGCGTATCGGCTGGGACGACATTGCACTGAGCGTGGTCACCACCGTCGTCTCAAGCCAGCCAGCGCACCGAGACGCCCCCGCCCGCATCATTGTGGATGCCGGTTCCAAAATCCTGGCCACCGATAAAGCTCCGTGGGCTACCGGGCACGGCCGGGTGCTGGGCCACCCCGACGCCCGGATCATTGCCCTGTCGGAACACCACGGCACAATCCTGTGGGATAGCGATCGGCTGCCAGCAGTCGGCACTCGTTTACGCGTTATCCCGAACCACGTGTGCGTTGCGGTCAACCTCGTGGATGAGGTCTTTCTAGTCGACCACGACGGCGCCGTGAGCACGTGGTCGGTGGGCGCTCGCGGAAAGAACGCCTAG
- a CDS encoding alcohol dehydrogenase catalytic domain-containing protein, with product MRAVTWQGRRDISVEEVPDPTIREPKDAIIRVTSSAICGSDLHFYEVLTPFMTEGDIIGHEPMGIVEEVGSGVTNLKPGDRVVIPFNVTCGHCYYCQRGLQSQCETTQVTEYGTGASLLGFSKLYGQLPGGQAEYLRVPHADYGAIKVGSELSDEHYLFLSDILPTAWQAVKYAHMPDQGVMAVLGLGPVGQFAARIGVHLGHEVVAVDPVAERRQMAARHGVTVAAEHEEAVQLINERTNGRGADGVVDAVGLEAHGNHIAAGVQRAAGLLPDALGQEVFETAGVDRTSALNSALDLAARGGTVSLSGIYGGMATPVPMLTIFDKQLTITAGQCNVRHWDQELIPYVEDPADPFGVTDLVTHQLPLDQAPEAYEMFQKKQDGCIKVVLKP from the coding sequence ATGCGAGCAGTAACCTGGCAAGGTCGTCGAGACATCTCTGTCGAGGAAGTCCCCGACCCGACAATTCGAGAGCCCAAAGACGCTATTATTCGCGTCACCTCGAGCGCGATCTGTGGCTCCGACCTGCACTTTTATGAGGTCCTCACCCCGTTTATGACCGAAGGCGACATCATCGGCCACGAACCGATGGGTATCGTCGAAGAAGTCGGATCCGGGGTCACTAACCTCAAACCGGGCGACCGCGTGGTCATTCCATTCAACGTGACGTGTGGGCACTGTTATTACTGTCAGCGCGGCTTGCAATCTCAGTGTGAAACCACCCAGGTGACCGAATACGGCACCGGTGCATCGCTGCTTGGATTTTCCAAACTCTATGGCCAGTTGCCCGGCGGGCAGGCCGAATACTTGCGCGTACCGCACGCCGACTACGGCGCGATCAAGGTCGGCTCCGAACTGTCTGACGAACACTACCTCTTCTTATCCGATATTCTGCCCACTGCATGGCAGGCCGTGAAATACGCGCACATGCCCGATCAAGGGGTAATGGCAGTGCTGGGACTTGGACCGGTGGGCCAATTCGCGGCCCGCATCGGCGTCCACCTTGGCCACGAAGTGGTGGCCGTGGACCCGGTGGCAGAGCGTCGCCAGATGGCCGCCCGCCACGGCGTCACGGTAGCCGCCGAACATGAAGAAGCAGTCCAGCTCATCAATGAGCGCACCAATGGACGCGGAGCCGACGGGGTCGTGGATGCCGTCGGATTGGAAGCCCACGGCAATCACATCGCCGCCGGGGTGCAACGGGCTGCCGGACTGCTCCCAGATGCCCTGGGCCAAGAGGTTTTCGAAACCGCCGGAGTCGACCGCACCTCGGCGTTGAACTCCGCGCTAGACCTCGCAGCACGCGGTGGCACCGTCTCGCTCAGCGGGATCTACGGTGGGATGGCCACCCCGGTTCCGATGTTGACGATCTTTGATAAGCAACTGACGATCACCGCCGGGCAATGCAACGTGCGCCACTGGGATCAGGAACTGATCCCCTACGTGGAGGACCCAGCCGATCCCTTTGGGGTCACTGACCTGGTGACTCAC